The window ACACGAGACGTATTAAGACCGTAAAATGTACTATCTCCTCAAAAAATGTCGACCTAAGTCTGTTTACACATTTGAATAACAGTCAACTtttcatgtgtttgggatggagAGCTCGCTTACCAGTTACTGTTGGTGTCATGGGCGTGGCGGCTCTGAGTACCCTGTTTATTACAGAGGAGAGCTGTTCTTGCACACTGGGGAGGTCAGTGAGCTCAGACACTGCTAGAGCATTACTTGGGTCATGGGATATCTTTTTCAGCTCGCTGCTGTCAGAGTTCTGTGTTCCAATGCTGATTGTAAAGATGCCCTGCTGTTTAAGAGCAGAGGCTGGCACATCAACGCTGTCAGAAGACCGCCCACCATTAAGCAGGATCAAGATCTGTGGAACACCTTGCGGGCGCCTATTCCCTGAAGAGTTTGTAAAGACGTTGTCCCTGACGTATCGGAGCGCGGCCCCTGTGTTGAGTGGTCTGCCTCCTCTGTGTCTGAGCCCTCTGACTGCATCCACAATATCCTCTCTTGTAGTGTACGTGTTCAGATAGAAATTGGCCTCTGCATCTCTGCTGTACTGGACCACAGAGACACGGTCTTTGTCTACACCCACATTGAGTTTCTCCACCACTTGCTCAACAAAATCGCGCATGGTGGGGAAGCCACTCCTTGTTCCatcagaaccatccagaaggaatACAATATCCTTTTTGGCTTCAGCTGAGAAAAGACGGGAGgacaaatgataaaaagaacCTTTGCAAACAGTGACACGATCAGACTacacatatttttgggaaagcgCTGCCTGTTTCCATGTCAGTCTCTTCTAAGGTAAAGATGAACTTTGGACACAATCAGTAACTTTTAAGTCATGCGAGGTAAGGGAGATCAGACAGCCCACCCATGCCCAGTGAGTGCTGTACTTGTACACCTACCAATTACTGGTGGCGTTTCTGCACTGACGTCAATCACCACAGCCTCCACGGAGGACTGAAGCTGTTGTTGGACACTGGGAAGGTCAGTGAATTCAGGCACAGATAGAGCATATCTGGGATCGTGGGCTATCTTCTGCAGTTCTCCCCTATCGGAGCGTGTGGTTCCGATGGTAAAGATCAGAACTCCGAGCTTTTTGAGAGCAG is drawn from Phycodurus eques isolate BA_2022a chromosome 12, UOR_Pequ_1.1, whole genome shotgun sequence and contains these coding sequences:
- the LOC133410476 gene encoding collagen alpha-3(VI) chain-like, which codes for MRDFVEQVVEKLNVGVDKDRVSVVQYSRDAEANFYLNTYTTREDIVDAVRGLRHRGGRPLNTGAALRYVRDNVFTNSSGNRRPQGVPQILILLNGGRSSDSVDVPASALKQQGIFTISIGTQNSDSSELKKISHDPSNALAVSELTDLPSVQEQLSSVINRVLRAATPMTPTVTGKRALHPKHMKS